In the Streptomyces formicae genome, one interval contains:
- the sph gene encoding sphingomyelin phosphodiesterase: MPHSALRRTHATAISTVLAAATLAAVAPSATAAADAPAAPPSLKVLTYNTFLFSKTLYPNWGQDHRAKAIPAADFFQGQDVVVLQEAFDNSSSDALQANAKDRYPHQTPVMGRGKSGWDATGGAYSSVTPEDGGVTVLSKWPIVRKEQYVYKDACGSDAYSNKGFVYAVLDVNGTKTHVVGTHTQSTDPGCGSGEAAATRAKQFKEMDAFLAAKNIPAGEQVIVAGDFNVDSHSSEYASMLADGGFVPADSRTGHPYSFDTQDNSIAAERYPDDPREDLDYVLHRKGHARPASWRNNVVKEQSAPWTVSSWGKKYTYTNLSDHYPLTAG, encoded by the coding sequence GTGCCGCACTCAGCGCTGCGCAGGACCCACGCGACCGCGATCTCCACCGTGCTCGCCGCCGCCACGCTCGCCGCCGTCGCCCCGTCCGCGACCGCGGCGGCCGACGCGCCTGCCGCCCCGCCTTCGCTCAAGGTGCTCACGTACAACACGTTCCTTTTCAGTAAGACGCTCTACCCGAACTGGGGTCAGGATCACCGGGCCAAGGCGATACCGGCCGCGGACTTCTTCCAGGGGCAGGACGTCGTCGTGCTGCAAGAGGCGTTCGACAACTCCTCGTCCGACGCGCTCCAGGCCAACGCCAAGGACCGCTACCCGCACCAGACCCCCGTGATGGGCCGCGGCAAGAGCGGCTGGGACGCCACCGGCGGGGCCTACTCCTCGGTGACCCCCGAGGACGGCGGCGTGACGGTCCTGAGCAAGTGGCCGATCGTGCGCAAGGAGCAGTACGTCTACAAGGACGCGTGCGGCTCCGACGCGTACTCCAACAAGGGCTTCGTGTACGCCGTGTTGGACGTGAACGGCACGAAGACGCACGTGGTGGGCACGCACACCCAGTCCACCGACCCGGGCTGCGGCAGCGGCGAGGCGGCGGCCACCCGCGCCAAGCAGTTCAAGGAGATGGACGCCTTCCTCGCCGCCAAGAACATCCCGGCGGGTGAACAGGTCATCGTGGCGGGCGACTTCAACGTCGACTCGCACAGCTCCGAGTACGCCTCGATGCTCGCCGACGGCGGCTTCGTCCCGGCCGACAGTCGCACGGGCCACCCGTACTCCTTCGACACCCAGGACAACTCGATCGCCGCCGAGCGCTACCCGGACGACCCCCGCGAGGACCTCGACTACGTCCTCCACCGCAAGGGGCACGCCCGCCCCGCCTCCTGGCGCAACAACGTGGTCAAGGAGCAGAGCGCGCCCTGGACGGTCTCCAGCTGGGGCAAGAAGTACACGTACACCAACCTGTCGGACCACTATCCGCTGACGGCGGGCTGA
- a CDS encoding TetR/AcrR family transcriptional regulator codes for MSPEQRREMIIRTAIPLIAECGASVTTAKIARAAGIGEGTIFRVFADKDELLLACMAEALSPEHAVRELDAIDMSQPLPDRLAEAADALQAHMARMGAIAGALGHFGGKHPGTVRGAGRSESTTRIRAALAELMEPERATLRRPPEQIAALFFGLLFTQPRTEDEPDLTSGELVEVFLHGALSGGAE; via the coding sequence ATGTCGCCGGAGCAGCGCCGAGAAATGATCATCCGGACCGCGATCCCGCTGATCGCCGAGTGCGGCGCCTCGGTGACGACCGCGAAGATCGCCCGCGCCGCGGGCATCGGCGAGGGCACGATCTTCCGGGTCTTCGCCGACAAGGACGAGCTGTTGCTGGCCTGCATGGCCGAGGCGCTCTCTCCCGAGCACGCCGTCCGTGAGCTCGACGCGATCGACATGTCCCAGCCGCTGCCCGACCGGCTCGCGGAGGCGGCCGATGCGCTCCAGGCGCACATGGCCAGGATGGGCGCGATCGCCGGGGCGCTCGGGCACTTCGGCGGCAAGCACCCCGGCACGGTGCGCGGCGCGGGCCGCAGCGAGTCGACGACCCGTATCCGCGCGGCCCTCGCGGAGCTGATGGAGCCCGAAAGGGCCACTCTGCGCCGCCCGCCCGAGCAGATCGCGGCGCTCTTCTTCGGGCTGCTGTTCACCCAGCCGCGTACGGAGGACGAGCCCGACCTGACCTCGGGGGAACTGGTGGAGGTGTTCCTGCACGGGGCGCTCTCGGGAGGCGCCGAGTGA
- a CDS encoding DUF6069 family protein: protein MSVPMRRSGATALAVVAPVLVWLVADPLLGHRLRIADGERTLDIGAVPVAIVALLASLVGWGLLAALERVGVPRARTVWTGVACAALAVSFLPLTGDGMDGGTRVALALMHLAVAAVLIPGLGATGPHLGHAGGGERGTEGT, encoded by the coding sequence GTGAGCGTGCCGATGAGGCGCTCGGGGGCGACGGCCCTGGCCGTCGTCGCCCCCGTCCTGGTGTGGCTGGTCGCGGACCCGTTACTGGGGCACCGGCTGCGGATCGCCGACGGCGAGCGGACGCTCGACATCGGCGCCGTGCCCGTGGCGATCGTCGCGCTGCTCGCGTCGCTCGTCGGCTGGGGGCTCCTCGCCGCCCTGGAACGGGTCGGTGTGCCGCGCGCCCGCACCGTCTGGACCGGGGTGGCCTGCGCCGCGCTGGCCGTGTCCTTCCTGCCGCTCACCGGCGACGGCATGGACGGCGGCACCCGGGTCGCGCTCGCGCTGATGCACCTGGCGGTGGCGGCGGTGCTGATTCCGGGCCTCGGCGCCACGGGCCCGCACCTTGGGCACGCGGGTGGCGGGGAGCGTGGCACCGAAGGTACCTGA
- a CDS encoding NADP-dependent oxidoreductase, translated as MRVITQQTLGGPEVLTVVEAPEPRALPTEVLVRVKAIGLNPLEARLRAGEFPLIGQPPFTLGWDISGVVEQAPGTWRFRPGDEVFGMPLFPRAANAYAEVVSAPALHLARKPPSLSHVDAAALPIVGLTAWQGLVDLGGVTAGDRVLVHGGGGGVGHVAIQIAKALGAYVITTASGSKRAFVEGLGADEVLDYTRVDFADAVRDVDVVLDTIGGDTVERSLDVLRPGGHVVTAVAEENVALADTYEASGMRFSGIAVDPDPVALRGLVALVEQGRLRVHVQETFPFERVADAHRLLDAGHLRGKLVLTV; from the coding sequence ATGCGCGTCATCACCCAGCAGACGCTCGGCGGTCCCGAGGTGCTCACCGTCGTGGAGGCGCCCGAACCCCGGGCCCTGCCGACCGAGGTCCTCGTCCGCGTCAAGGCGATCGGACTGAACCCACTGGAGGCGCGCCTGCGCGCAGGCGAGTTCCCGCTGATCGGGCAGCCGCCGTTCACCCTCGGCTGGGACATCAGCGGCGTGGTCGAACAGGCACCGGGGACCTGGCGGTTCAGGCCGGGCGACGAGGTGTTCGGGATGCCGCTGTTCCCGCGAGCGGCGAACGCGTACGCCGAGGTCGTGTCGGCCCCGGCACTGCACCTGGCACGCAAGCCGCCCTCCCTCTCGCACGTCGACGCGGCGGCCCTGCCGATCGTCGGCCTCACGGCGTGGCAGGGCCTCGTCGACCTCGGCGGCGTGACCGCGGGCGACCGCGTCCTGGTCCACGGCGGTGGTGGCGGGGTCGGCCACGTCGCGATCCAGATCGCGAAGGCGCTCGGCGCGTACGTGATCACGACCGCGAGCGGGAGCAAGCGGGCCTTCGTCGAGGGGCTCGGCGCCGACGAGGTGCTCGACTACACGAGGGTCGACTTCGCCGATGCGGTCCGCGACGTCGACGTCGTGCTCGACACGATCGGCGGCGACACCGTGGAGCGATCGCTCGACGTGCTCCGCCCCGGCGGCCATGTGGTGACGGCGGTCGCCGAGGAGAACGTGGCGCTCGCCGACACGTACGAGGCGTCCGGAATGCGCTTCAGCGGCATCGCGGTCGACCCCGATCCGGTCGCCCTGCGAGGTCTCGTCGCACTGGTCGAACAGGGCAGGCTCCGGGTCCACGTGCAGGAGACGTTCCCCTTCGAGCGCGTGGCCGACGCACACCGCCTGCTCGACGCCGGCCACCTCCGGGGGAAGCTCGTTCTCACCGTCTGA
- a CDS encoding polyphosphate kinase 2 family protein — translation MAKSTKDGRSAKKRGRKADEQAAPPPLRDLLRIPEGERVDLSSYDAAATPAGPSDKPAGLAATAHMGERLADLQERLYAASTAGDRRRVLLVLQGMDTSGKGGTVKHVIGLFNPSGCRIKAFKAPTPEELNHPFLWRVMKALPQPGEIGIFDRSHYEDVLIARVRELVPRSQLGRRYGQINRFEKSLADDGVTVVKCFLHISYAQQRRRLLERLDNPDKHWKFNPGDIEERALWPAYQEAYELALERCSTEAAPWYLIPADRKWYRNWAISKLLLEHLESLDPKYPAADFDVEESRKRLLLEDASVRR, via the coding sequence GTGGCGAAGTCCACGAAGGACGGCAGGAGCGCGAAGAAGCGGGGCCGGAAGGCCGATGAGCAGGCCGCACCGCCGCCCCTGCGCGATCTGCTGCGCATCCCCGAAGGAGAGCGGGTCGACCTCTCCTCGTACGACGCGGCCGCGACGCCCGCGGGCCCGAGCGACAAGCCCGCGGGCCTCGCGGCCACCGCCCACATGGGCGAACGCCTCGCCGACCTCCAGGAACGCCTGTACGCCGCGAGCACGGCGGGCGACCGCCGCCGCGTCCTCCTGGTCCTCCAGGGCATGGACACCAGCGGCAAGGGCGGCACGGTGAAGCACGTCATCGGCCTGTTCAACCCCTCGGGCTGCCGCATCAAAGCCTTCAAGGCGCCCACCCCGGAGGAACTGAACCACCCCTTCCTCTGGCGCGTCATGAAGGCACTCCCCCAGCCCGGCGAGATCGGCATCTTCGACCGCTCGCACTACGAGGACGTCCTCATCGCCCGCGTCCGCGAACTGGTCCCCCGCAGTCAGCTCGGCCGCCGCTACGGCCAGATCAACCGCTTCGAGAAGTCCCTGGCCGACGACGGCGTCACCGTCGTCAAGTGCTTCCTCCACATCTCGTACGCCCAGCAACGCCGCCGCCTCCTGGAGCGCCTCGACAACCCCGACAAACACTGGAAGTTCAACCCCGGCGACATCGAGGAACGCGCCCTGTGGCCCGCCTACCAGGAGGCCTACGAACTGGCCCTGGAACGCTGCTCCACCGAGGCGGCCCCCTGGTACCTGATCCCCGCGGACCGCAAGTGGTACCGCAACTGGGCCATCAGCAAGCTGCTCCTGGAACACCTGGAATCCCTCGACCCGAAGTACCCGGCGGCGGACTTCGACGTCGAGGAGAGCAGGAAGAGGCTCCTGCTGGAGGACGCGTCCGTCAGACGGTGA
- a CDS encoding PhoX family protein: protein MSATRRQVLARSGALGAGIAFTGALSELFAGTAAAHGKAGYGPLVPDPAGLLDLPKGFRYKVLSREGGDLRSGEGKVPSNHDGMAAFRGKHGGVHLVRNHENRVTGRIGVPTVKGLTYDPMAKGGCTTLALDRRNNVVGERVAIAGTAVNCAGGPTPWGTWLTCEETEDKAGTNGYTKDHGFIFEVDPVDPHRTGAVPLTAMGRFQHEAIAVDPRRGVVYETEDAFLKPFGLFYRFLPEKPEGGRGSLRAGGRLQAMRVPGVPDLSAVQETGACFEGVEWVDVPDPLAAQTPIRLQDFGPKGITHAQKLEGCYWGGSSVYFVSSFAHSAEGSAATHFGQIWRYDPSRRRLTLVIVFGPSTDIQLPGESPDNICLAPSGGLMVCEDGGGAQYVYGLTRGGEIYPMARGRQNIGTPEEPEWGEFAGVTFSPDHDTMYVNCYTPGTTFAVTGPWHK from the coding sequence ATGTCTGCCACTCGACGTCAGGTTCTCGCCCGTTCCGGTGCCCTGGGCGCGGGAATCGCGTTCACCGGAGCCCTCTCGGAACTCTTCGCGGGCACGGCCGCCGCACACGGGAAGGCCGGTTACGGCCCCCTCGTCCCCGACCCCGCGGGACTGCTCGACCTCCCCAAGGGCTTTCGCTACAAGGTCCTCTCGCGCGAGGGCGGCGACCTTCGCTCCGGTGAGGGCAAGGTGCCGAGCAACCACGACGGCATGGCCGCCTTCCGCGGCAAGCACGGCGGGGTCCACCTCGTGCGCAATCACGAGAACCGCGTCACCGGCAGGATCGGCGTACCCACGGTCAAGGGTCTGACCTACGACCCGATGGCCAAGGGCGGCTGTACGACGCTCGCGCTCGACCGGAGAAACAACGTCGTCGGCGAACGCGTCGCCATCGCCGGTACCGCCGTCAACTGCGCGGGCGGGCCCACCCCTTGGGGCACCTGGCTCACCTGCGAGGAGACCGAGGACAAGGCAGGGACCAACGGCTACACCAAGGACCACGGCTTCATCTTCGAGGTCGACCCGGTGGACCCGCACCGCACCGGCGCCGTGCCGCTCACCGCGATGGGCCGCTTCCAGCACGAGGCGATCGCCGTCGACCCCCGGCGCGGCGTCGTCTACGAGACCGAGGACGCCTTCCTCAAGCCCTTCGGCCTCTTCTACCGCTTCCTGCCCGAAAAACCCGAGGGCGGCCGCGGTTCCCTGCGCGCGGGCGGCAGGCTCCAGGCCATGCGGGTGCCCGGCGTCCCCGACCTGTCCGCCGTCCAGGAGACGGGTGCCTGCTTCGAGGGCGTCGAATGGGTCGACGTCCCCGACCCGCTCGCCGCCCAGACCCCCATCCGGCTCCAGGACTTCGGGCCCAAGGGCATCACGCACGCGCAGAAGCTGGAGGGCTGCTACTGGGGCGGCTCCTCCGTCTACTTCGTATCCTCCTTCGCGCACAGCGCGGAGGGCTCGGCGGCCACCCACTTCGGCCAGATCTGGCGCTACGACCCGTCCCGGCGCCGCCTCACCCTCGTGATCGTCTTCGGCCCGAGCACCGACATCCAACTGCCGGGCGAGTCCCCCGACAACATCTGCCTCGCGCCCAGCGGCGGCCTGATGGTGTGCGAGGACGGCGGCGGCGCCCAGTACGTGTACGGCCTGACCCGGGGCGGCGAGATCTACCCGATGGCCCGCGGCCGACAGAACATCGGCACGCCGGAGGAGCCCGAGTGGGGCGAGTTCGCCGGGGTGACGTTCTCGCCCGACCACGACACGATGTACGTGAACTGCTACACGCCCGGCACGACGTTCGCCGTGACGGGGCCCTGGCACAAGTAG
- the zapE gene encoding cell division protein ZapE, with product MSSSTAAPGQTPIAEAAPLSLCAREPHVPADRLVAEMVPPPRFDSVRFATYIPDPNQPSQTEAVRVLSGFAAGLGGAHASGAAKKRWFGRSRPAAPSGPRGVYLDGGYGVGKTHLLASLWHATPAAPEKKAFGTFVELTNLVGALGFQQTVRTLGEHRLLCIDEFELDDPGDTVLVSSLLARLVDEGVALAATSNTLPGKLGEGRFASVDFLREIQGLSAHFRALRIDGDDYRHRGLPEAPAPYSDEQVTKAAYATERASLDDFPHLLAHLAKVHPSRYGALTDGIAAVCLTDVTPVPDQSTALRLVVLADRLYDREVPVLASGVPFDRLFSEDMLNGGYRKKYFRAISRLTALARDAKGLVGD from the coding sequence GTGTCGTCCTCCACCGCCGCCCCCGGGCAGACCCCCATAGCCGAAGCGGCTCCGCTGTCCCTCTGCGCACGCGAGCCCCACGTCCCCGCCGACCGTCTGGTCGCCGAGATGGTGCCGCCGCCGCGCTTCGACTCGGTCCGCTTCGCCACGTACATCCCCGACCCGAACCAGCCGAGCCAGACCGAGGCCGTCCGCGTCCTCAGCGGCTTCGCCGCGGGTCTCGGCGGGGCGCACGCCAGTGGCGCGGCCAAGAAGCGGTGGTTCGGCAGGTCCCGGCCCGCCGCACCCTCGGGCCCGCGCGGCGTCTACCTCGACGGCGGCTACGGAGTCGGCAAGACCCACCTGCTCGCCTCCCTCTGGCACGCGACGCCCGCGGCGCCCGAGAAGAAGGCGTTCGGCACCTTCGTGGAGCTCACCAACCTGGTCGGCGCGCTCGGTTTCCAGCAGACCGTCCGCACGCTCGGCGAGCACCGACTGCTCTGCATCGACGAGTTCGAGCTCGACGACCCGGGCGACACGGTGCTCGTCTCCTCGCTCCTGGCCAGGCTGGTGGACGAGGGCGTGGCCCTGGCGGCGACCTCCAACACGCTGCCCGGCAAGCTCGGCGAGGGCCGGTTCGCCTCCGTCGACTTCCTGCGCGAGATCCAGGGCCTTTCCGCCCACTTCAGGGCGCTGCGCATCGACGGCGACGACTACCGCCACCGGGGCCTTCCCGAGGCCCCCGCCCCGTACTCCGACGAGCAGGTCACCAAGGCGGCGTACGCGACCGAGCGCGCGTCCCTCGACGACTTCCCGCATCTGCTCGCGCACCTGGCCAAGGTCCACCCCAGCAGGTACGGCGCGCTGACGGACGGCATCGCCGCGGTCTGTCTGACCGATGTGACGCCGGTGCCCGACCAGTCGACCGCCCTGCGCCTTGTGGTGCTCGCCGACCGGCTGTACGACAGGGAGGTGCCGGTGCTCGCCTCCGGTGTGCCCTTCGACCGGCTCTTCAGCGAGGACATGCTCAACGGCGGGTACCGGAAGAAGTACTTCCGCGCCATCTCGCGGCTCACGGCGCTCGCACGGGACGCCAAGGGGCTCGTGGGCGACTAG
- a CDS encoding pyrimidine reductase family protein yields the protein MRRLFPVTDQTCDQTCDRTDARTEDRTPDRTHDRTDDRAGGVATGQAHWGLDELADAYAYPDGAAPWLRANMVSTLDGAAQHDGRSQPISNDTDMRIFGTLRGLADVVVVGAQTVRQEGYRPARAREAFAARRAAAGQTPAPAVAVVSAGLDLDFTLPLFTSPLAPTLVVTGAAAPADRMAEARKAGAVVVIAGEGAAVAPERVAPVLAERGLTRLLTEGGPRLLGQFVAAGVLDELCLTISPMLTAGDAQRIAGGPAVAVPEKFVLTSVLEEAGFLFTRYRRT from the coding sequence ATGCGACGCCTGTTCCCTGTGACCGACCAGACATGCGACCAGACATGCGACCGGACGGACGCCCGGACGGAGGACCGGACACCTGACCGGACCCACGACCGTACGGATGATCGTGCGGGCGGTGTGGCCACGGGGCAGGCGCACTGGGGGCTCGACGAGCTGGCCGACGCGTACGCCTATCCCGACGGCGCCGCACCCTGGCTGCGCGCCAACATGGTGTCCACGCTCGACGGCGCCGCCCAGCACGACGGGCGCTCCCAGCCGATCTCCAACGACACCGACATGCGGATCTTCGGCACCCTGCGCGGGCTCGCCGACGTGGTGGTCGTCGGGGCGCAGACGGTGCGCCAGGAGGGGTACCGACCGGCACGCGCGCGTGAGGCGTTCGCGGCCCGCAGGGCGGCCGCGGGGCAGACGCCCGCACCGGCGGTCGCCGTGGTCAGCGCCGGTCTGGACCTGGATTTCACGCTTCCGCTCTTCACCTCTCCGCTCGCGCCCACCCTCGTGGTGACCGGCGCGGCCGCCCCCGCCGACCGGATGGCCGAGGCCCGCAAGGCGGGCGCCGTCGTGGTGATCGCGGGCGAGGGCGCGGCCGTGGCTCCGGAGCGCGTGGCTCCGGTTCTGGCCGAGCGGGGGCTGACCCGGCTGCTCACCGAAGGAGGGCCCCGTCTGCTGGGTCAGTTCGTGGCGGCGGGGGTACTCGACGAGCTCTGCCTGACGATCTCGCCGATGCTCACCGCCGGAGACGCTCAGCGCATCGCGGGCGGACCCGCTGTCGCGGTGCCCGAAAAATTCGTACTGACGTCCGTACTGGAGGAGGCCGGGTTCCTCTTCACCCGATACCGTCGTACCTGA
- a CDS encoding indole-3-glycerol phosphate synthase, with protein MFTSVLMIEKALTSADVEFVTTLHGDEPVAFHVLLQPRGDQADRLLRAIDDVALGELDEAAREGKTPEGQDATGPGEQALQVSLLALRAAGCEATGRLIEDHPLDALKTLVDEAGADEVIVLTDPHYVEEFFHRDWASRARHKVGVPVLKLFSHSLADEA; from the coding sequence GTGTTCACGAGCGTATTGATGATCGAGAAGGCCCTGACGTCCGCCGACGTGGAGTTCGTCACCACCTTGCACGGTGACGAGCCGGTCGCCTTCCACGTGCTGCTCCAGCCCAGGGGCGACCAGGCGGACCGGCTCCTCAGGGCGATCGACGACGTCGCACTCGGCGAGCTCGACGAGGCGGCGCGCGAGGGCAAGACGCCCGAGGGACAGGACGCGACGGGGCCCGGCGAGCAGGCACTGCAGGTCTCCCTGCTCGCGCTGCGCGCGGCGGGCTGCGAAGCGACCGGGCGGCTCATCGAGGACCACCCCCTCGACGCGCTCAAGACCCTCGTCGACGAGGCGGGGGCGGACGAGGTCATCGTGCTGACTGACCCCCACTACGTGGAGGAGTTCTTCCACCGGGACTGGGCTTCGCGGGCGCGGCACAAGGTGGGGGTTCCGGTGCTGAAGCTGTTCTCGCACAGTCTCGCGGACGAGGCGTAG
- the murC gene encoding UDP-N-acetylmuramate--L-alanine ligase — translation MAPGLPTAMDRPHFIGIGGAGMSGIAKILTQRGAKVAGSDAKDSATAESLRALGATVHIGHDAAHLAADASCVVVSSAIRADNPELVRATELGIPVVHRSDALASLMAGLRPIAVAGTHGKTTTTSMLAVTLDALGLDPSYAIGGDLDVPGSNALHGAGDIFVAEADESDRSFHKYAPEVAIVLNVELDHHANYASMDEIYESFEIFAGKVVPGGTLVISADQPGAVELTQRVRDLGELKVVTYGEAEGADLRIHKITARGLTSEVTVLLDGKLLTFTVSVPGRHYAGNAVAALAAGIALGIPSRNLAGALKAYTGVKRRLQLKGEAAGVQVIDSYAHHPTEMTADLEAMRSAAGDSRILVLFQPHLFSRTQELGAEMGQALALADSSVVLDIYPAREDPIPGITSDLIIDAARAAGAEVRGAGDKDAAVAEIAGMAKPGDLVLTMGAGDVTDLGPRILADLSK, via the coding sequence ATGGCACCCGGCCTTCCTACCGCCATGGACCGACCGCACTTCATCGGCATCGGCGGCGCCGGAATGTCGGGCATCGCGAAGATCCTGACCCAGCGCGGCGCCAAGGTCGCGGGCAGCGACGCCAAGGACTCCGCCACCGCCGAGTCGCTGCGCGCCCTCGGCGCCACGGTCCACATCGGGCACGACGCGGCGCACCTCGCGGCCGACGCGAGCTGCGTCGTCGTCTCCTCCGCGATCCGCGCCGACAACCCCGAGCTGGTCCGTGCCACCGAGCTCGGCATCCCCGTCGTGCACCGCTCGGACGCGCTCGCCTCCCTGATGGCGGGCCTGCGCCCGATCGCGGTCGCCGGTACGCACGGCAAGACCACCACGACCTCGATGCTCGCGGTCACGCTCGACGCCCTCGGCCTCGACCCGTCGTACGCGATCGGCGGCGACCTGGACGTGCCGGGCTCCAACGCGCTGCACGGCGCGGGCGACATCTTCGTCGCCGAGGCGGACGAAAGCGACCGCAGCTTCCACAAGTACGCGCCCGAGGTCGCCATCGTCCTCAACGTGGAGCTCGACCACCACGCCAACTACGCGTCGATGGACGAGATCTACGAGTCCTTCGAGATCTTCGCGGGCAAGGTCGTGCCCGGCGGCACCCTGGTCATCTCGGCGGACCAGCCCGGCGCGGTGGAGCTCACCCAGCGCGTGCGCGACCTGGGGGAGCTGAAGGTCGTCACCTACGGCGAGGCCGAGGGCGCCGACCTGCGCATCCACAAGATCACCGCGCGCGGTCTGACCAGCGAGGTCACCGTCCTGCTCGACGGCAAGCTGCTCACCTTCACGGTCTCGGTGCCCGGCAGGCACTACGCGGGCAACGCGGTCGCGGCCCTCGCGGCGGGCATCGCCCTCGGCATCCCGTCCCGGAACCTGGCCGGTGCCCTGAAGGCGTACACGGGCGTCAAGCGCCGCCTCCAGCTCAAGGGCGAGGCCGCGGGCGTCCAGGTCATCGACTCCTACGCGCACCACCCGACCGAGATGACGGCCGACCTGGAGGCGATGCGCTCCGCCGCGGGCGACTCCCGCATCCTCGTCCTCTTCCAGCCGCACCTCTTCTCGCGCACCCAGGAGCTGGGCGCGGAGATGGGCCAGGCCCTGGCGCTCGCCGACTCCTCCGTCGTGCTCGACATCTACCCGGCCCGCGAGGACCCGATCCCCGGCATCACCAGCGACCTGATCATCGACGCCGCCCGTGCCGCGGGCGCCGAGGTGCGGGGCGCGGGCGACAAGGACGCGGCGGTGGCCGAGATCGCGGGAATGGCGAAGCCCGGCGATCTCGTTCTCACCATGGGAGCGGGCGACGTCACGGACCTCGGCCCGCGGATCCTGGCCGATCTTTCGAAGTAG
- the msrB gene encoding peptide-methionine (R)-S-oxide reductase MsrB: protein MSYDVEKPDEEWRAQLSPSEYAVLRQAGTEPAFVGEYTDTKTQGVYSCRACGADLFTSGEKFESHCGWPSFFDPKDTDAVELVEDTSHGMVRTEVRCARCGSHLGHVFEGEGYATPTDQRYCINSISLRLTADEG, encoded by the coding sequence ATGTCGTACGACGTAGAGAAGCCGGACGAGGAGTGGCGCGCGCAGCTGAGCCCCTCGGAGTACGCGGTCCTGCGCCAGGCGGGCACCGAGCCCGCCTTCGTCGGTGAGTACACCGACACCAAGACCCAGGGCGTCTACTCCTGCCGGGCCTGCGGCGCCGACCTCTTCACCTCCGGCGAGAAGTTCGAGTCGCACTGCGGCTGGCCGAGCTTCTTCGACCCGAAGGACACGGACGCGGTCGAGCTGGTCGAGGACACCTCGCACGGCATGGTGCGCACCGAGGTGCGGTGCGCGCGCTGCGGCTCGCACCTCGGGCACGTCTTCGAGGGCGAGGGGTACGCGACGCCGACGGACCAGCGGTACTGCATCAACAGCATCTCGCTGCGGCTCACGGCCGACGAGGGCTGA
- a CDS encoding thioesterase II family protein, which translates to MNPVVRRAAETDAWIRSFHASAEAADGDASGGVRLVCLPHAGGSASYFHPFSAALSPHVDTFAVQYPGRQDRRAEPLVETVPELAERIFDVLEEWADDRPLALFGHSMGATLAFEVAVRMEERLGTSPAALFLSGRRAPSHFRTERVHTRDDEGILAELAAQGGTDMRLLRDPDVQAMVLPTVRNDYRAIETHRADPDAAVSCPVTVLTGDKDGKVTATEAAAWERHSRGAFALRTFPGGHFFLDDHRESVADLVRTALAGLSPRRP; encoded by the coding sequence ATGAATCCCGTGGTGCGCAGGGCCGCCGAGACCGACGCCTGGATCAGGAGTTTCCACGCCTCCGCCGAAGCCGCCGACGGCGACGCGTCGGGCGGCGTACGCCTGGTGTGTCTGCCGCACGCCGGGGGCAGCGCCAGCTACTTCCATCCGTTCTCGGCCGCGCTCTCGCCGCACGTCGACACCTTCGCGGTGCAGTACCCGGGGCGCCAGGACCGCAGGGCCGAGCCGCTGGTGGAGACCGTCCCCGAACTCGCGGAGCGGATCTTCGACGTGCTGGAGGAGTGGGCGGACGACCGCCCCCTGGCCCTGTTCGGGCACAGCATGGGCGCGACGCTGGCCTTCGAGGTCGCCGTACGCATGGAGGAGCGGCTCGGCACGTCGCCCGCGGCCCTCTTCCTCTCCGGACGGCGGGCGCCCTCGCACTTCCGCACCGAGCGCGTGCACACCCGCGACGACGAGGGGATCCTCGCCGAACTCGCCGCGCAGGGCGGCACGGACATGCGGCTCCTGCGGGACCCCGACGTACAGGCGATGGTGCTGCCGACGGTCCGCAACGACTACCGGGCCATCGAGACCCACCGTGCGGACCCGGACGCCGCCGTCTCCTGCCCGGTCACCGTGCTCACCGGCGACAAGGACGGCAAGGTGACCGCGACGGAGGCCGCGGCCTGGGAGAGGCACAGCCGGGGCGCCTTCGCCCTGCGGACGTTCCCCGGTGGCCACTTCTTTCTCGACGACCACCGGGAGTCCGTGGCGGACCTCGTCCGCACGGCCCTCGCGGGACTCAGCCCTCGTCGGCCGTGA